TAGAGGCCCGCAAATATGGATGACATGATGCATATGTAAATTGAAAGAAATATTGAGATGGGTGTGGTGATGATGTCAAGGAATACAGTTATGGTCCTTGTCCGATATGTGTGTCATTCTAAGCCGGTCAACTAGGTTTGATAAGAATTTGATCGATGATCATCCACTAAAAAGGTTCTTTGGCTATCACAAAGAAGGTAGATGATATCTCCAAATAGGTGGACAATGGTAGTTTTGAGGTCGTAGCGATGATGTAACGTATGTTTTACAAATTGATAAGgaggaaaaagaaaatgaaactaGTTTTGAGATTCTTCGACTCATCCTTGAGTCTTTAGTAATGGACTTGTATGATGATGTCCCTCCAGGTCAAGCCAAAGAGGGTCTCCTTTGATTGATGGGGATACGTACAAATTAAAGACAGATGAGGCTGCCAATTAAGTATGGGTTCCAGGACATGACCTAAGGGGTTCAAGTGGAGGATGGTACTTGTGGGAGGCGTTTGTCTCGAAAATGGGGCGGGGATCTTTGTGTTGAGCCAAAGGATATGGTAGAGATCAAGGAAAAGAGGGGTAAACACTAAGGTGCTTCATTGGTATTAAAGAGTGAATCTACTTGAAAGGGTTGAGTTGATACTGGTTGACTATCCATTGCTTGCAGTTCTGGTAAGGAGGTATACACGTTTACATAGGGTTATTGAGATACGTTAGGAGGTATATACACTTTCACATATAGTTGGATGTATGTTTATCAAGGTGGAGATTGTTAGTTAAATCTGACAAGCATATTATAGTGTAGGGACTGTTCGTGTAAATAATAAAAAGATGTCAAATTTGACCAAAAAATAGTCCAACGGTACAGTTTTCTTGTCAATCTCAGTATCTTGTAGTGCTCTGGTACACTCACCATTGACGAAGAGATTAGAAATCCAGTCTTGTCAATATTCTTTTCTTAGCAATTTCTTCCTAAGTTACTGTTTTTGCTTCCGCATTGGCACAACAGTACATTGGATGATTTCACATTTCCATAAGGATCCTCCGAGACTTGTAGTTTTCGTGGATATGTATGAAAGCTAGCTATCACGCTACCATAATATCAACCTGTAACGACAAAACAAAATTCAACTTTGTAACCGGGTAAATGATTCAAATAGACAACTTTCAAGATGCAATATCCTTTCCTATTATTCATTTACAGCCTTTTGTGCCACAAAGAGAAAATGATTACGATTTGTGTGATCCTTGCCTTGAGACTGGTTTCAAGTTTAAACGTATTTTGTATATAGACTAGACTAGTAAAGTACTATCTGCCTTATTGGATGGATGAAATAAATATCAATCccatcaaattttatattttggtacatgaaacaaaaaaaattctCTATAGCTATTGTAATGAATGTAGCCACGTGAGTAATAATGAACTAATTATGCTCCCACACAAGGCCTTTAGAAAACATCACTAAAACCAGTCTAGTAAGAAACAAATAGAAGTTGAAGTTAATAATAGTTTGTTTGTGAAGTAAACACTAGCTGCTAAGAAAAAATTCCTAAGCAAGTGCAACTTCATATACTAATGTACTTAGAAGAAGATCACTTATGAAGCAATATAAGCAATGTGCAAGACTTTAATTTGTTTGTGTCAAGTGGCACTTGGAGTTCCCCCAAACACTTCAGTAGGAAATCCTAAATAAAACATCCCAATGAAGTGTTCGGAGGATCTCGGAGGTACACTTGACCTTTTCCTTCATATATAATTACTTGATATGTTTGATCAATACACATGCCATAGGTCAGTCATATATATATCGAAAATGACCGAGAGAAGTGTCCCAACGAGGAACATGGATACATGAAAAGCTTGAACATGGTTGGGATTGTGTCTCCGTTAAGATCTTCATCTTTTCTATTTCTCATAAAGGGAAAAAATCAGAAATTGACTAGTTATGATGAGCAGGTGACTTGACACATTGGTATATGATACTCTATTCATCATATACCCCTTATGCATGACTAGGTTCAGTTTGTGACTTGCATATTGGTATACGATTCCATATAAGGATCAAATATACCTCAACCCAAATAAATAAAAAGCAAAATACGATATTGCAAGGTGAGTTTACAAACCAGGGAAAATATTTTTTCATTAAGTCACGTTTTTATTCATTTACCTTGATTAACATGTGGGGATGAGTACTTGTGGTAAAAATTGTAAAGAAGTAAAGTAGTGAAGGAAATATTTTTTAAGCTTACAACGCAAGACCAATGTATTTACATTAAAAGCTCTTTTCAGCACATTACTAAAATTAAACATTACACTTTGTGTTACAAGACAACCAAAGAAAATAAGTTCACTCAAACTCCCATTTATAATTACGCAGCTTCTGCAAATCCAACTCTTGCATTACCATAATCAAATATAGTGTGGTATCGACGCATAAACACATCACCCAATATCCTGTTGTGTCACATAAAtcaaccaaaacccatcaaatttgAGTTTGTTACACAAGGCAAGATTGAACTGGACAAGCTTTGTAGGGTTATTTAATAAAGTGTCAAAAAAAACTACAGTATCAATCCAATACATGTCAAACACAGtcaaacagaaaaaaaaatgtaCACGTACCAGAGCGGGCCACGGGGAGGAGGAATGTCCATTGGAATGAAACCACTAATACACTCTGCGGCAGCACCCTCGCCAACCTTAAGTATGTACTGTTTTtagacaaaaaaaattacaagggTATTTACGACATTTGATTAATAGTCAAACAATCAActgaaagataaaaataaaaataggggATAATATATACATCATCGGGTGAAAGTTGAAATTCTTTGCTACCAATGGTAAATGAAATAGTAGGCAGAAAAGCAAGTTTTCCACAATCAACTGTTGACTCTTCCATTGCTTTTGCACGTGGAACCTGGTTACATAGCTGCAATGTGAAGTCATCATATGGAAATCAACAAGTTACTTACAATAAAGAATATTAAAACTAAaacaacaaaaaagaaaatactaCTTACATCGCTGCCTAATTTAAAAACGTTGTTGCGTGTTAGGTTGTCAGCAAGTTGGTTATGCCACCATTGCACTATAATCTCACATGCCATGCATGTGCGATTTTCCTGAAGTCCAGATGATACACCATCGCTCATGTCTACCACACTCTTAATGCCAATACTGAAAATATCATACAACATTCTTACAATTATAGATAAACGAAAACTATAAAAATGAAATTATGTAAAGCGCCAAAAACGTAACTTTAAAATATAGTAAGGAACGAAAATCACAACTTATAAAATACTAACAATTTAACTTTAAAATAATGAAGTATGAAAACTGTTAGATCAAAATATTTTCagggaaaaaaatataaatatgaaaatcTAATGAATAATCGCTATAAATAGATGTTTATTTTGCATCTTGTATTATATGCTGGACAAGTGGTAATGTGATCTGGATTTAGTCATTTTTGGTATAGAAAAAATGAAACCAAATGAACAATAACTCTCCACCACAAACTTGGTAATTAATATGGTATTAGTTATGAGCTatatattacatgagtttatttataaatagatattaaatataaaaatttaaacatttgaaaatttgaatttataaggaaaataagaaaaatattgaattattaaacttgaaatgtttttttttctctcttttaaatttaaataaataaacaatgaaAATAATTAGGCTTTAATTGTTATGTagaatataacaaaataaaaataaaaaaacaataaaatgacattcaaaaaattaatttaaaataaccacaactcaaaatcaataaaaacataacatacgaagaaaaatattttaagagggtgtttgagaatactttttaaatgatttttgtcttttaactttttctaAAAAGTTAAAAAGATGTTTGGAAGATGGAAaagtttttttcaaaataacttttggTAAAGAAGAAAAGAGTGAGTTTTCAAAAGttgtgactttttgtaacttttgaaCTTTTAAAGCTAAATTTTattcaaaagtcaaaaaatactatccaaacactttttgaaaacaacttttagtttttgtttttttaaaaaaacttttacAAAAAGAACTTTTGGACTTAAAAAGtaatcccaaacaccccctaaaataGAAGATAATAATTTGTGAATTTATGATTATGAAGAAGTAAAAAAGAGGAAAGGGTAGAATTGTGACATCAAaaagcaaaactagggtttagaaaGCTGACTTGACCCTGCGGCGAGGAGGGCAAATTCCATGACGGGCACATACAGACCTGGGTTGTGCAACCTGCTTTTGTAGGAAAATTACACGAGAGGTAAGAATTAAGAAACTAATGGTGtatttggcttagcttttcagggggcaaaagtcctttttggaaaagtcacaaaaagtcaggttttcctacttttccaaaaatttcatttttacttGTATCCAAatccaaaagtagcttttaaaatgcatttgccaaacatcttttgctttctatattttcctaaaaggacttttggcttctaaaaagctaagccaaacaccccctaaaacatgtaatcGATCAATTTTGAATGTGAGAATGAATTAATGGGTTGTTGTTTACGCTTGCAGTAAGCATATCAAAGAGTTGGCCTCCGAAATGTTTAACCACTGACTTGCACTCCTCGTTTAGAATTCCAGCAGCATTAATCGCAAGATTTATCTGATCGATCACACTCTGAAACCCACCCAATAATCAAACATGAAATAAGCATACAAAACATAAACAATCTTCCAATTGACACAAAATGTACAAATTCCAAAtttttcaataaaataaaaattgtagAGACCGTGGGACCCGCAATCAATGAAGTTCCCGAATCTGCAATCGCCGAACATCCGCTCTTACAAAACTCTACAAGAAAACACAGCTAGTCATGTCATCCAAGAAGATCCAACATCcaatgtataattaataattatataagGTTCATTGGTTGCATACCGGTAGGTTTCCCACCAATAAGTACATCTCCCATATCAAACTATCAAAGcattaaaataaaaattcaaaatacatacataaatatatattctAGATATAGGCCAGTTTATCGATTTCTTTGATGATTATAGTTTTATTGTTTAGCAATCTTTAAGGATTAGATAAACATACCTGCCAATAACCCTTTTGTGTGACAGGAACATAGGTATGTGGTCCCTTGTAATGTTTTGGATCAACTCCACCAAAGACGATTTCGCCCCCTTCACCTTCCTTTGATTTTCGATTCAACCAAAATGAAAATACACGCTCCTTAACTAGATGTTGATCGATCATGTTGTACCTGTACAAAATATATATGGAATATTGATTATTGATAGattatacaaaaataaataaataaataaaaattgcaTTTTCCTCCAATCTTCTAAGTGGCATTTTCATTTCAAGTAAATCGGaaaaaaaatagcaacatactttggtttatttgtttattatatcatCTTAGTTTCATTTATTTCTATTAGAATATTGTACTTTTAATTCTTTTCATACTGGAaaattacagaaaaaaaaaaaaaacacattataTTCTTGGCAATTTTGGAGTTTGACCACTTGTACTTTATTTTTTCCGATAACACCATAGAATTTTCAAGAAACTTTTCCAATTTAACCATTTTAACATGATGTAACATGTCAACATGGTTAATTTGGAGAATTACCACATAATAAAATTACTAGTGAAACCTCATGTAATGTCAAAATCGTACATCATATAACAAGTCAGAATGGTGAATTGGAAAAATGTATGAAACTTTTATGTTCTATAAAAAAGACATGTGTTGGGGGTATTCTGGTCATTTCTTAGTTAGGTCGGTTATAGCAATAATTCTCATCAGATCTAGAATACAACATGTAAAtaaaatatgttgctatttcttgcatttagtaaaaaaaaaaaaaagttataaaacaAACATACCAAACTGGGACAGCATTTCCAACAGAGATTTCTTTGAATCCAAGCCCTAAAATACCATCAAACCTACCAGCCAAAAATGTGACACCAGGCTCTCTTGTTGCCTCGATGAACATCTAGTCAGATAACAAGATTTTAATTAAACACTGTCaaattcaactttgaaaagtgaCTTGAGGGCAAAGTTGTCAATTCACCTGATCCTCAACAACTAGATCACCAATTTGAACATTGTCTTCACTAAAGTATCCAGATATTGATCCGGTACCATATTGAATTGCAGCGGGTTTCCCTGTAAGAATGGCAACCAATATTCTCATTACTTTGTTAGTATCCAAGGGTAATTTGGACAtcttacaaataatcaaacactTCCATCAAAATCATGTAATTGGTCAAATCTCACAACTTAATTTCATGAAACAAAGAGTTTGTTTTTTCCCCCTTTTTTCACATTCAGCATTGTCAAAGTGTGGATAAATGATATTTAAAAGATATTTGAGTATTGCACACATGGGGAAAGAAAATGAAAGTAAAAAATAAACAAGGTTAAATTTGTAAAAAGTTACAACGTAATGGGAAAGCCTCTTTTTCTTGAATCTTTTATGTTATCCATTATATATATTCAAGTCATATATTAACTCAAAAAAAAAATAGCACGTGGGTTAACAATAATAAGAAAAAGGATATTGAGTAACTCACTAACCATTGACTTTGTAGGTTTGTGACCGACTTGACCTATATTTAGCATGGACAAAGCAAGATACCTGCAAGATTAGCATAATCTTTAACACATTAATTTGTACCTTTATATTCTTTCATGTCTTATGTAGCATATAGTTACTGCAAAAAAGTTATTCTTCCAGTAGCCCTGATGTCTTATGTAAATCAGGTATAAAGTAGCATATAGTTACTGCAAAAAGGTTATTCTTCAGCAACCCATTATGTCATATGTAAATTAGGTACACAGTAACTAATAGTTACTGCAAAAAAGTTATTCTTCTAGCAATCCCTAATGTCATATGTAAATCAGGTACACAGTAGTAGTAGATAGTTACTGCAAAAAAGTTATTCTTCCAGCAATCCTCTGATGTCATATGTAAATCAGGTACACGGTGGCATATAGTTACTACAAAAAGGTTATTCTTCCGGTGACCCTTATGTCATACGTAAACTTGGTACAAGTAGCGGAGATAACTAACACAAGGGTCCAATCCACAAAATAAAGCATTGACTCATATCATCTAATATTTTAGACAcgtttaacatataattaggatGACAAGCTTACCGAAAACAAGCATTTTGATGATGGGACCCACAAGTTGGCGCTACCGGTGTCAAAGATCACTGTAAATTTTTGAGGTGGGGTGCCGATGCCAATCTCACCAAAATATTGAGCATCCATATAGTTCTTTAGTGACACGATATCAGGATCTTGGGTCCCACCCATGTTGTTTACACTTTGTGTATACTTCCTAATTGAGTCTTTTAAAGATTCACTTTCTTGAAAACCGAGTCTTGAAGCAATTCGATTGGTTTCATCGATTTTGACTTTTTTCAATCCGATTCTAATAAGTCCGTCGTTTGATGTGGAAAAGGCCGGAGTACACAAAAGGATTGAGAAGAGCATGAAAAGTGATATTGGTTTCCATTTACTTCCCATGTTGACCTACAAGTCAACAAAAACTTGAAACTTGAAATAAATAATATGAGCTTCAATTATGACATGTGTAACGATGAATGTAAATAAGAAAACATTATAAAATCGGATCGATGTGAACAAGATATCATTCACAAACTATTTGTGCTTTTCAGGGATGAATAAATGTTGAGATGTTTTAACACTTAAATCAATTCATAAAACTTGATACAATCCAAGTATCTAATAATCACCTCCAAAGCATAGATTTTTACTACCTGTAGAGTCAAACTTTGACTTATCAGTGTCAAAAAAGTAAAAATCATATAGAATCTTTCACCATTTTTAAGCAAGATTCTTGTAGAAAGACCATTTATGTAGAACGAGACCCATTTGTCAACTGGTTTAAAACTTGAAATAAACGCTTCAAGGAGACAAAATCTGAGCAGGGTGTGGCGTTTTAAACTTGAAGTAAAAAAGAATATTCATTTAaccaaaaacataacaaaaattccatttttaatcacaacaatcaaaacaatgaaTAATTCATAGCAATAATCggcaaaaaaaaaaactcaaaacaaGATTACCATTTCTGATCTTTTTGTGGGATTTAACTCAAATTCATTTGCATGCAACCTCAAGAACTCTCAattctttattaaaaaaaaatagaatactCATATAATGCAATAAATTTTCGTGACACATACAACTGAAAACCCCATAAAGAAATTGCTATTCTTACTTATTTATGGAAATCTAAACTCAAATTGATCCAAAGCAACCTCAAGAATCTTAATTTCTAATGAGAAAAACATACAACATTAACAAAATGTAAAGATTGAACTAATTTCACTAAATCTTAGTGTCTACGAAACCTGAAAAACGCAAGGA
The genomic region above belongs to Lactuca sativa cultivar Salinas chromosome 4, Lsat_Salinas_v11, whole genome shotgun sequence and contains:
- the LOC111907867 gene encoding aspartic proteinase oryzasin-1 isoform X5; translated protein: MGSKWKPISLFMLFSILLCTPAFSTSNDGLIRIGLKKVKIDETNRIASRLGFQESESLKDSIRKYTQSVNNMGGTQDPDIVSLKNYMDAQYFGEIGIGTPPQKFTVIFDTGSANLWVPSSKCLFSVSCFVHAKYRSSRSQTYKVNGKPAAIQYGTGSISGYFSEDNVQIGDLVVEDQMFIEATREPGVTFLAGRFDGILGLGFKEISVGNAVPVWYNMIDQHLVKERVFSFWLNRKSKEGEGGEIVFGGVDPKHYKGPHTYVPVTQKGYWQFDMGDVLIGGKPTEFCKSGCSAIADSGTSLIAGPTSVIDQINLAINAAGILNEECKSVVKHFGGQLFDMLTASQVAQPRSVCARHGICPPRRRVNIGIKSVVDMSDGVSSGLQENRTCMACEIIVQWWHNQLADNLTRNNVFKLGSDLCNQVPRAKAMEESTVDCGKLAFLPTISFTIGSKEFQLSPDDYILKVGEGAAAECISGFIPMDIPPPRGPLWILGDVFMRRYHTIFDYGNARVGFAEAA
- the LOC111907867 gene encoding aspartic proteinase oryzasin-1 isoform X4 codes for the protein MIFTFLTLISQSLTLQVVKIYALEVNMGSKWKPISLFMLFSILLCTPAFSTSNDGLIRIGLKKVKIDETNRIASRLGFQESESLKDSIRKYTQSVNNMGGTQDPDIVSLKNYMDAQYFGEIGIGTPPQKFTVIFDTGSANLWVPSSKCLFSVSCFVHAKYRSSRSQTYKVNGKPAAIQYGTGSISGYFSEDNVQIGDLVVEDQMFIEATREPGVTFLAGRFDGILGLGFKEISVGNAVPVWYNMIDQHLVKERVFSFWLNRKSKEGEGGEIVFGGVDPKHYKGPHTYVPVTQKGYWQFDMGDVLIGGKPTEFCKSGCSAIADSGTSLIAGPTSVIDQINLAINAAGILNEECKSVVKHFGGQLFDMLTASVAQPRSVCARHGICPPRRRVNIGIKSVVDMSDGVSSGLQENRTCMACEIIVQWWHNQLADNLTRNNVFKLGSDVPRAKAMEESTVDCGKLAFLPTISFTIGSKEFQLSPDDYILKVGEGAAAECISGFIPMDIPPPRGPLWILGDVFMRRYHTIFDYGNARVGFAEAA
- the LOC111907867 gene encoding aspartic proteinase oryzasin-1 isoform X2: MIFTFLTLISQSLTLQVVKIYALEVNMGSKWKPISLFMLFSILLCTPAFSTSNDGLIRIGLKKVKIDETNRIASRLGFQESESLKDSIRKYTQSVNNMGGTQDPDIVSLKNYMDAQYFGEIGIGTPPQKFTVIFDTGSANLWVPSSKCLFSVSCFVHAKYRSSRSQTYKVNGKPAAIQYGTGSISGYFSEDNVQIGDLVVEDQMFIEATREPGVTFLAGRFDGILGLGFKEISVGNAVPVWYNMIDQHLVKERVFSFWLNRKSKEGEGGEIVFGGVDPKHYKGPHTYVPVTQKGYWQFDMGDVLIGGKPTEFCKSGCSAIADSGTSLIAGPTSVIDQINLAINAAGILNEECKSVVKHFGGQLFDMLTASVAQPRSVCARHGICPPRRRVNIGIKSVVDMSDGVSSGLQENRTCMACEIIVQWWHNQLADNLTRNNVFKLGSDLCNQVPRAKAMEESTVDCGKLAFLPTISFTIGSKEFQLSPDDYILKVGEGAAAECISGFIPMDIPPPRGPLWILGDVFMRRYHTIFDYGNARVGFAEAA
- the LOC111907867 gene encoding aspartic proteinase oryzasin-1 isoform X3 yields the protein MIFTFLTLISQSLTLQVVKIYALEVNMGSKWKPISLFMLFSILLCTPAFSTSNDGLIRIGLKKVKIDETNRIASRLGFQESESLKDSIRKYTQSVNNMGGTQDPDIVSLKNYMDAQYFGEIGIGTPPQKFTVIFDTGSANLWVPSSKCLFSVSCFVHAKYRSSRSQTYKVNGKPAAIQYGTGSISGYFSEDNVQIGDLVVEDQMFIEATREPGVTFLAGRFDGILGLGFKEISVGNAVPVWYNMIDQHLVKERVFSFWLNRKSKEGEGGEIVFGGVDPKHYKGPHTYVPVTQKGYWQFDMGDVLIGGKPTEFCKSGCSAIADSGTSLIAGPTSVIDQINLAINAAGILNEECKSVVKHFGGQLFDMLTASQVAQPRSVCARHGICPPRRRVNIGIKSVVDMSDGVSSGLQENRTCMACEIIVQWWHNQLADNLTRNNVFKLGSDVPRAKAMEESTVDCGKLAFLPTISFTIGSKEFQLSPDDYILKVGEGAAAECISGFIPMDIPPPRGPLWILGDVFMRRYHTIFDYGNARVGFAEAA
- the LOC111907867 gene encoding aspartic proteinase oryzasin-1 isoform X1, whose protein sequence is MIFTFLTLISQSLTLQVVKIYALEVNMGSKWKPISLFMLFSILLCTPAFSTSNDGLIRIGLKKVKIDETNRIASRLGFQESESLKDSIRKYTQSVNNMGGTQDPDIVSLKNYMDAQYFGEIGIGTPPQKFTVIFDTGSANLWVPSSKCLFSVSCFVHAKYRSSRSQTYKVNGKPAAIQYGTGSISGYFSEDNVQIGDLVVEDQMFIEATREPGVTFLAGRFDGILGLGFKEISVGNAVPVWYNMIDQHLVKERVFSFWLNRKSKEGEGGEIVFGGVDPKHYKGPHTYVPVTQKGYWQFDMGDVLIGGKPTEFCKSGCSAIADSGTSLIAGPTSVIDQINLAINAAGILNEECKSVVKHFGGQLFDMLTASQVAQPRSVCARHGICPPRRRVNIGIKSVVDMSDGVSSGLQENRTCMACEIIVQWWHNQLADNLTRNNVFKLGSDLCNQVPRAKAMEESTVDCGKLAFLPTISFTIGSKEFQLSPDDYILKVGEGAAAECISGFIPMDIPPPRGPLWILGDVFMRRYHTIFDYGNARVGFAEAA